GGACCACTCGGCCGGTGGCGGCGTGGCGTCGCCCGCGTGCTGCGCGTGGCGCACCGCCTCGCCGGGATCGCGCCGCAACCCGGTGAGCACCCGCACGGGCTCACCCCACACTCCGCCCGAGGTGGTGCCGAACCGGATGTGCCGGTTGTGCGCGTCGTCGGCCATCGGAACGCCGAGCCGCAGTCCCATACCGCGGACGAAGACGTGCTGACTGTCGGCGTCCCAGTAGAAGTTGTGCACCAGGCTCAGCGACTCGTCGCCTGCCGCGAGATACACCCGCATGGTCCAGGGCAGCATCTTCCGACCTCCCGCGCCACGGTTGCGACCGTGGTCGCGCCGGTAGCGCCCGGAAAGCCTGACCACCGCGCGCACCGGACCGCGCTGCTCGACCTCGGCGTTTTCGACCACCCCGGACCACTCGGTCCGCCGTGGTTCGGCGTGTTCCCCGTCCGGGCGGTCCTGCACCAGCAGCGCCAGCCGACCGTTCTCGGCGGTGATCCGGTCACCGCGTCCGATCGACCGGATCACGTGGGCTCCGTGTCTGCCCAGCCCGATCTCGACCGTGCCGTTGCTCAGCCGGATCTCGTCGCGGTGCTCGGACACGCTCACCGCGTTGTCCGGCGCGGCCGGTTCTCCCGGCTTCAACCGGTATCCCTCGGCGGCAGCGTTCGCGGCGGCGGTGTGCCCACTCCACTTGAGCGTGCCGTCGGGCCAGTAGGCCAACGGCCAGGACTGCACCGGGACGGGATCGCCGTCGGCCGTGGTCAGGGCGAACGAGGTTTTCGCCGACATCTCGCCGCGGGACCACGGCACACCCCAGGTCGTGTTGACCGGGGCACCGGGTGCCTTGCCGAGCCAGTGCAGCTCGGTCGGTTGGTCGGAGTCCGAACCACCGGATGGCGTAGCGGCGGCCTCGGAACCACGGACGAACAACGGGGTCGCGGCGGTTACTCCCGCCCCGGCCAGAAATCCACGACGCGCGAACTCGGAACTCGCTGACACGAACAACCTCCGAACGAGGGTCTCGGAACCGTCGCTGAACGCGAAGAACGGGTGTGGCGCCAACCCTTGGAATCCCGGGTGGGTCACCCCGGATCAGTCGAGATGGAAGGTCTTTTCCAGTACGCCCATCGCCTGATCCGGATCGGCACCGCCGGTGTCCACGAAGAACTCCGCCATACTCTCCGATCTCGTTTCCCGCACGTGTCGAACGGTGCCGCGCGGAACAGGCCGCGGCGGTTTCCTGAACCCGAGTTGATGAAACGTTTTATAAAGCGAGACCGTAGAGCCGAAGTGTGGTCCAGTCAACAGCCGGGAAACGCTCCGGCGACGCGGCCGAATCACGGCACCAACCCCGCGACGACGGGACAGTGCGGCTCAACCGGGGAATGGACGATCTTTGAACATCGCGAGCAGGCGGGAGCGAGCCCGAGCGGACACATGACGTGAACGCGCCCGGGACCGCCCACCACTACCGTCGCGGCAGAGTGGAACGCCGGACGATGAGCTCGGGGGAATAGATGACACTCTCGTGCTCGTGCGCGGGGTCGCCCTCGGTCTCCCCCAGCAACAGCTCGGCGGCGGTGGACCCCATCCGCTCGGCGGGCTGACGCACCGAGGTCAGTGGAACGGCGGCGGCCGCCGCGAACTCGATGTCGTCGTAACCGACCAGGGCGACGTCCTCGGGCACCCGCACGCCCGCGTCGAACATCGCCTGCAACAACCCGAGCGCCAGCAGATCGTTGGCGCAGAAGACCGCGGTGGGACGCGGTCGCAGCCCCAGCAGTCTCGCCCCGGCGTCCCGGCCGGAGGCGACGTCGAGTTTGGCCGTTTCCAGCACCGTCAGACTCTCCGGCCCCAGGCCGCCCGCCTCGATCGCACGTCGGGCCCCCACGAGCCGGTCGGTGCACTGCGCCAGGTTCGGAGGGCCGCTGATGTAGGCCACCCGCTCGTGGCCGTTCTCGACGAGGTGACGCACGGCCAGCTCTCCCCCGGCGACGTCGTCGACCGAGACCGAGCAGGCGTCGTCGCTGTCGACCACCCGGTCGACGAACACGTAGGGAATCCCGTGGCGCCGGAAGGCCAGCAGGTTCGCCCCGGTGGTGTCGGCGGGGGTCACCAGCACACCACGCACCCGCTGCTCGGCGAACATCGACAGGTAGAGCGACTCGGCCTCCGAGTCCTGGGCACTGTGGCACATCATGACGCCGAGTCCGTGCTCACGCGCGGCGCGCTCCGCGCCGCGGGACATCGCGACGAAGAACGGGT
This portion of the Actinopolyspora lacussalsi genome encodes:
- a CDS encoding hypothetical protein (product_source=Hypo-rule applied) is translated as MRETRSESMAEFFVDTGGADPDQAMGVLEKTFHLD
- a CDS encoding LacI family transcriptional regulator (product_source=KO:K02529; cath_funfam=1.10.260.40,3.40.50.2300; cog=COG1609; ko=KO:K02529; pfam=PF00356,PF13377; smart=SM00354; superfamily=47413,53822) translates to MSTGGSNRKTTGEVSIKDVAHRAGVSIGTVSNALNRPDRVSADTRSRVRAVIDELGYVRSESARQLRSGDSRMVALLVLDIGNPFFVAMSRGAERAAREHGLGVMMCHSAQDSEAESLYLSMFAEQRVRGVLVTPADTTGANLLAFRRHGIPYVFVDRVVDSDDACSVSVDDVAGGELAVRHLVENGHERVAYISGPPNLAQCTDRLVGARRAIEAGGLGPESLTVLETAKLDVASGRDAGARLLGLRPRPTAVFCANDLLALGLLQAMFDAGVRVPEDVALVGYDDIEFAAAAAVPLTSVRQPAERMGSTAAELLLGETEGDPAHEHESVIYSPELIVRRSTLPRR